A window of Mytilus edulis chromosome 10, xbMytEdul2.2, whole genome shotgun sequence contains these coding sequences:
- the LOC139491872 gene encoding putative inhibitor of apoptosis encodes MQGKEFKRVNTMTKIKCSTSKKVTMASSNILSENLLRYSTYSNFPGSCPVYASRLSSAGFSYGGKGDIVTCSACGLKEGNWNGIEAPLLVHARKSPSCPLIQSLRKTDSYDDMKSGSKCSEDVEQFEAPTSDKGEKSANPGNFLLKLEPKPSTKDLSTKNEETNHQHNTESISAFSSGYGSYDRIDGLDSNSSTESGNFVHMSPSPNSLPSSSSMIPYTNPRYPNNTIMSERLKTFNNWPSHYPQSSENLAKAGFFYTGINDLVRCYHCGGGLTSWEAEDNAWVEHAHWFPQCTYLRQNKGDEFIQLVQSMVGELTEESNHQQENTGDALGVGATCSNYNTHETETDIEGLISVRSVKEMGYTMEIIRPAYKEAVHQHKTTAISAVQLMEKVLEIEERSSNTTQAQPIEGASASISTTEIPNQSIQNPETASEVPKPVLTSAENQIPCVQYETTTGECKGSTSGDVNNKDLLLCKVCLEEDVSIVFLPCGHLATCGQCAPAMKRCPICRTHVRGSVKTYLS; translated from the exons ATGCAGGGAAAGGAATTTAAACGTGTCAACACAATGACGAAAATTAAATGCTCCACTAGCAAAAAG GTTACCATGGCATCTTCTAACATACTCTCCGAAAATCTCTTGCGTTACAGCACGTATTCCAATTTCCCTGGATCATGTCCTGTATACGCTTCTCGTTTGTCGTCTGCAGGATTCAGTTATGGAGGAAAAGGCGACATTGTTACGTGTTCAGCTTGTGGACTAAAAGAAGGCAATTGGAACGGAATAGAAGCTCCACTTTTGGTTCATGCACGAAAATCTCCTTCTTGTCCACTCATACAAAGTTTGCGTAAGACGGATAGCTATGACGATATGAAATCTGGTTCAAAATGTAGCGAAGATGTGGAACAGTTCGAGGCACCAACGTCAGACAAAGGTGAAAAATCAGCCAACCCTGGAAACTTTTTACTAAAATTGGAACCAAAACCTTCAACCAAAGACCTGTCAACTAAAAATGAGGAGACAAATCACCAACACAACACCGAAAGCATATCAGCTTTCAGTTCAGGTTATGGGTCTTACGATCGTATTGATGGTTTAGACAGCAACAGTTCCACAGAGAGTGGTAATTTCGTACATATGTCACCCTCTCCAAACAGCCTGCCTTCTTCATCATCCATGATACCGTACACTAACCCGAGATATCCAAACAACACCATAATGTCCGAGAGATTGAAGACCTTCAACAACTGGCCATCTCATTATCCACAGTCTTCTGAAAACTTAGCAAAAGCGGGATTTTTCTATACAG GTATCAACGATCTAGTCCGATGCTATCACTGTGGCGGTGGTTTGACAAGCTGGGAGGCAGAAGATAACGCATGGGTCGAACACGCCCATTGGTTTCCACAATGTACATACTTACGTCAAAATAAAGGTGACGAATTTATCCAACTCGTCCAAAGTATGGTTGGTGAACTGACGGAAGAATCAAATCATCAG cagGAAAATACCGGTGATGCACTCGGCGTCGGCGCTACCTGTAGCAATTATAATACACACGAAACAGAAACTGACATTGAAGGACTTATATCTGTAAGAAGTGTGAAAGAAATGGGTTACACTATGGAAATTATAAGACCAGCTTACAAAGAGGCCGTACATCAACACA aaacaaCCGCCATTTCTGCAGTACAACTTATGGAAAAGGTACTTGAAATAGAAGAACGTTCATCAAATACTACCCAGGCACAACCAATTGAAGGTGCAAGTGCAAGCATTTCAACTACAGAGATACCAAACCAAAGTATTCAAAATCCTGAAACAGCATCAGAGGTTCCAAAACCAGTACTAACCTCAGCAGAAAACCAAATCCCATGTGTTCAGTACGAAACAACAACAGGCGAATGCAAAG GTTCTACAAGTGGGGATGTTAACAACAAAGATTTACTTCTGTGTAAAGTCTGTTTGGAAGAAGATGTCAGCATAGTTTTCCTTCCATGTGGTCATCTGGCGACGTGTGGTCAATGTGCTCCGGCCATGAAGCGATGTCCAATATGTAGGACACATGTACGTGGATCTGTGAAAACTTATCTATCCTGA